One region of Molothrus aeneus isolate 106 chromosome 1, BPBGC_Maene_1.0, whole genome shotgun sequence genomic DNA includes:
- the LOC136554603 gene encoding transcription factor SOX-17-like: MSSPDAGYASSDDQVQGRCSLPIMMPAMCPWAAEALSPLGEAKAKGGAAASGPSGGRSKGEARIRRPMNAFMVWAKDERKRLAQQNPDLHNAELSKMLGKSWKALSLSEKRPFVEEAERLRVQHMQDHPNYKYRPRRRKQVKRLKRVESGFLQHGLAEAAAAAAAGPGLGSEVSGGGGGGRMCVEGLGLAYGEQGYAAAAAGAGHYRDCPPLGAAFDGYGLPTPDPSPLDAAESEASFFAAGLQEECALVPYGYGPHPAAAEYPAAAAAAAAASESPSGASLRRHLAPGEALGAGGSLQGLLGCPAPLHAYYGQCQPPGAGRGPPLPPGAVGQPSPPPESAPCREQLEQLRPEELLGEVDRTEFEQYLRFACKPELGLPYGGHEAAALSAPEAAAPISSAVSDASSAVYYCGYPDL; the protein is encoded by the exons ATGAGCAGCCCCGATGCGGGCTACGCCAGCAGCGACGACCAGGTGCAGGGGCGGTGCTCGCTGCCCATCATGATGCCGGCCATGTGCCCGTGGGCGGCAGAGGCGCTGAGCCCGCTGGGCGAGGCGAAGGCGaagggcggcgcggcggcgtCGGGGCCGTCGGGCGGCCGGAGCAAGGGCGAGGCGCGGATCCGGCGTCCCATGAACGCCTTCATGGTGTGGGCGAAGGACGAGCGCAAGCGGCTGGCGCAGCAGAACCCGGACCTGCACAACGCTGAGCTCAGCAAGATGCTGG GTAAATCGTGGAAGGCGCTGTCGCTGTCGGAGAAGCGTCCGTTCGTGGAGGAGGCGGAGCGGCTGCGGGTGCAGCACATGCAGGACCACCCGAACTACAAGTACCGGCCGCGGCGGCGGAAGCAGGTGAAGCGCCTGAAGCGGGTGGAGAGCGGCTTCCTGCAGCACGGCCTggccgaggcggcggcggcggcggcggcggggcccgggctGGGCAGCGAGGTgtccggcggcggcggcggcggcaggatgTGCGTGGAGGGCCTGGGACTGGCGTACGGCGAGCAGGGCtacgcggcggcggcggcgggcgcgggccACTACCGGGACTGTCCGCCGCTGGGCGCCGCGTTCGACGGCTACGGCCTGCCGACGCCGGACCCGTCGCCGCTGGACGCGGCGGAGAGCGAGGCGTCCTTCTTCGCGgcggggctgcaggaggagtgCGCGCTGGTGCCCTACGGCTACGGCCCGCACCCGGCGGCCGCCGAGTacccggcggcagcagcagcagcagcagcggcgtcCGAGAGCCCGTCGGGCGCGTCGCTGCGGCGGCACCTGGCGCCCGGGGAGGCGCTGGGCGCGGGCGGGtcgctgcaggggctgctgggctgcccgGCGCCGCTGCACGCCTACTACGGGCAGTGCCAGCCGCCGGGAGCGGGGCGCggcccgccgctgccgccgggcGCCGTGGGGCAGCCGTCGCCGCCGCCGGAGTCGGCGCCGTGccgggagcagctggagcagctgcggccggaggagctgctgggcgaGGTGGACCGCACGGAGTTCGAGCAGTACCTGCGCTTCGCCTGCAAGCccgagctggggct